Within the Carassius gibelio isolate Cgi1373 ecotype wild population from Czech Republic chromosome B4, carGib1.2-hapl.c, whole genome shotgun sequence genome, the region GAAGAGTAAAGAAAAATCAGTCGGTCTTAACCATCGACTTTGTTCGTAACGCAATTACAATCGGTAAGTTGGTTGGACTAAAgtgggaaaaaaattattaattgggTCGGTTGGGTTAttggcaaacaagaatattttttaaggatggccttatagcatagactgtataaaaacagcttTATAGTTATTTGAAGCTTGTGAACATATTAGCAACACAGCTTGTAATTACAGCGTTCGGTTTAATTGTTGTCATAAATTGATACACTTcttaattacattacatatttttacattattacattatgttggcaataaattactttttataagTAAGTTTTGGCCACTGATTGACATCATCTACCCAATGTTCCCTTTCACCACACATTTTCTTTAATAAGCAGGATCCACTTTCATTGAAATGTCATTAGAGGGCACCGGCAATTGTCACAGCGTCACACTTCGCAGGCACGCAGTAAATGGTGGCAGGCAATATGGCGCCGCCCATAGAGTTCGTGGCGGATTtgtcaaggggcaaggaactcgaccggaagttgaagtcgggtgggggctgccatcttttagcagaacttcacttgcgttagcactcccattgactcccattcattttggcgtcactttgacagcgaataactttacatctgaggcgtttaaacactctgtttgtccattatttatttctaaagatacacgacaatgtataaagggctccattaccttctatgttacattatggccccgtataaacagtttttgtaaaaaataggctaacgattgcgtcataaccactcggctctctgtcgcattaccgtacagacaggaggagaagctcgcaggcaattaacttaatatggcgtactggcgttacattttaaaatactatacaaaataattaaccagaatacttactcctgctcactcacgacaaagaactccccgctcaagctcgccgtctctgcaagattaacgatggcagtttgcacgcacagctactagaagatttacatctgtcagacaggttgctgacgtcgtcaagcttcgtttgagtctgcgcgtcagaaacggaagtgctaaaaaacgcaaaaactgggcttcatttgtctcaattgagttccaatggggtcgctgtgtccatttcttttactgtctatgggattTGTGTATACAATACAACCAGAGCACATGACACTGAGGTGAGGGGTGTGACATTTCTGGACGTGCAGCATGTGGTTTAGCGAATCACAAAACACTGGGGCAGCTAACCAATCTGAGCCCATTATGTATTTCTGAGAGAGGCGCTTCATAAAGGAAAACCAGGAAATCAACAGAGCATTCATGAGCGAAGGGatatttatatagaattaaatttatatttcatgtatttatagAAAATGAAAAGCAAGGAAATCCCATCAGGTGATGTttgcgtttttatttttattaaataatttatgaagCCACTTTAATCTGTATCGCATAAAaacgtatacatttttatattgcaatCCTGTCTATCAATTTCAACTAAATAAATTACTGTGAACAACAGATGTTGTATCCATCGATCCATTGATTCTGTTATGTTTATCATTGACGCCCCCAACTCGGAAACTCTGAGCTTAAAGAAAATTCAGTTTCCCACTTGTAATTACAATTTTGTTGCAGCGTTCATGTGCGTTTAACTCGTAAATACAATATATCCTACATGACTTGAACGCACCAATAGTGCAGTTGAGAATAAATTATgcgaaaaagttttttttttttataagcatgTTAGACTCcaccaaataaacacaattaaGCCTAGAAAAATAgcagtcaaccacccctttaagtcATAAGTACAAGAAAAAAAGTCGAAACTAATTGCATACTAGGTCGAAATTTTGAGTAGGCAAAAAGTTTAAATGATGAATTCATATGACTTAACGACTTTATATGTTGGTTTGACATGACAAGCCAGTGGTTTAATGAATTGTTAAGGGTAGTCCTATGTggcacatttttaaaattaattggcTTAAAAAACAGTTTGGAGGAGCATGTGCAGATACACCCCATATTAATGAAGCATACTATTTACAGACCAGCAGAATATACTCCAGAATATAATGCTTAATgacttttatttgtatcttttcaCCTTAGATCTGATGCCACTGAAAGAGGAGTATAATTTATCGaatgaaatggaagagaaaaatcAGTTTGAGAAGCATCAGGATCCTATACCTGGAGAAAAATGTTGCTCACAGACTGCAAAGAAACCTCGAAAGTTACGGGCTCTGCCTCCATTAATCTGCTTTCATTGTGGAAAGTATTTCAATCAACATGGAAACCTTACAGTCCATCTGAGAGTTCAttctggagagaagcctttcacctgccaaGAGTGTGGGAAGTGTTTTTCTCAAAAAGCACACCTTAAAGTGCATATGGgggttcacactggagagagctctTCCCCATGCCTGCAGTGtggaaaaatatttagaaatagagGAAACCTTAAAgaacacatgagaattcacactggagacaaGCCTCACACAtgtcctcagtgtggaaagagttttagccGAAAAGGAAATCTTAGCGATCACgtaagaattcacactggagtgaAGCCTTACAtttgccaacagtgtggaaaaagtttcaataAATCTGTTACCTTAAAaattcacatgagaattcacactggagagagctctTTTAACTGCCAACAGTGTGGGAAACATTTTGAACAACAAGGAAACCTTAAAAACCACATGataattcacactggagagaagccatttgtgtgtgatcagtgtggaaagagtttcaaccGAAAAGGAAATCTAAAaattcacatgagagttcacagcAGAGGGAATCTTTTCACctgtcaacagtgtggaaaaacTTTTACTCAAAAAGGAAACCTTAAagtccacatgagagttcacactggagagcaGCCTTTTATGTGccttcagtgtggaaagagtttccaAAGTAAGAAAAACCTTAAatcccacatgagaattcacactggagagaagccattcacatgtgatcagtgtggaaagagtttcagataTAAATCAACCCTTAATCACCACATGATAATTCACTCAAcagaaaaatgaattaaatttcaTAAGTATTGAAGGGGTTTAAGTCAGGAAtcagctaaagaatcatgagaagAATTCCCATTAGACCAAAGCCTTTAATTTGGCCTTAGTGTGGGATAAGATTCAAACTTAAAGCAAACATTACCATTCACATGAGACCTCACACTGTAGAGTGGACTTATCAGTCAGACTTCATGTCATTTCCTGACTTGTTCTGGAATAAAATTGTACTGTTTCTCATTGAGGCATAAGGTTAATGAAATGCATAGAAGACCATATTCATCACTCACAGATACACCTGAAATGTCATTGTGAAAATTCtcaatacaaatataaacaatttGATATGAAACTGAATCTGACTTTGATTCTATACTTTGAATTTCTGATCATTCATTACATGTCCCATTTGTAAGCTACTAAGGCCGGTGACatactggctgcgtggcgtctctgctgcgtgtcagGAGCGTGGCCACtgcctcgcgttttctgtgtctttacacaccagaatcgtgcctggcgcgctgctgctgctgtaggtgacatagagggaggccgccgacagaccaggatcttgtcttcgtgacaacaatatcaacttttttttacacaccacACCTACgtctactgataaaggacactgtcaacagtattgacggcaaaattgACTAtttttgacaggtgcaatatttgaaaatttgTGGATCAGAACATATTCATCAGCTAATATAGCAGCAGACGACACAGTAGTGACTTTTTGTTCATTCAAGTATGTTGCAATTTTGTCTGGCAGACAATTTTTAAATTCCTCCATGAGGATTAAATCACGAAGCTGCTCAAAGTTCTTCACCTCTTGTGCAGAACACCAACGATCAAACAATAAAATTTTCTCACGACCAAATTCAGCATAACTTTGGCCCTCTGCCTTCTTATAACGGCGAAACTTCTGCCTATAAGCCTCAGGAACCAACTCATAAGACCTTAGAACTGCAGATTTCACCTGGTAATAATCTAAACTTGCATCAGGCGAAAGAGAAGCATACACCTCCTGGGCTTTACCCGTAAATACACACTGCAGAAGAAGAGGCCAAACCTCCATAGGTCACTTTAAGGTCGTTGCTACTCATTCAAACAGCACAAAATATTTGTCAACATCTTTGTCAGTAAAAGGCGGGATTAAACGAATGCATTTATTAACATCAAAATCGATGTCCATAGCAGAATCCTTGCTCAACTGTCTAGCTTTAACGCGTACTGATTCACGTCTTCCTGTCTCCTCGATTTCAAATTTGCGCAGCTCAAACTCATGCTGGAGCTCTTTTTCCTTAAGATCTAAGCGTTTCATTTCCACCTGTAACTCAAGTTTATGCAGCTCCGGATCGGGATGCGTGACAACATGTGAAGGGACAGTGCTGATAGGAGGGAGAAACTTTCTTTCAGCTAAGGCAGTGTGCAATTGATATTTAATATCttgttttttatcttgttttgagATGGGCATTTTAAAATGAGCAGCAATCGAGATCAGATTATTTTTAGTGCATTGTTCAAATTGCAAATCTTCTAAATTTGGGTGAGCTACAAAGTCCTCTAGACTAAACTCCATAATGAGACCGAAAAAACACGcagtcaaaataaagaaaacacttagAGAGGACAAAAAGACCGCGTCAAGCCTCATCCAGGCAAAAGCAAAATGCAAAACAACAGAagccaaaatacataatagctacTGTTATTTGGGAAATGCACTGTGAAGTGGTGATTCAGAATAGCGCACAGCAAAAACACGAAGCAAACCAATGCACCCCTCTATCTGTACCTGCCTTACACAATCTCACCCGTCTCACTAAATTCCTAGTCTTCACGCAGGTTCTGCGGCGGGTTTTTATGCACTGAAAACCAGTAGGTTTGAGAGGCCAAATAGACGACCACCCAATAGCCTACGGACGTGCTCCCAGGATAACTGCTTTCGCAGCTAACACTAACCGCTCCCCCGCGACACTATCAACACAAAAAGAAAATAGGTGAAGCCCAAAGGACAACACCTCTTCAGCCTAACAGAGGAGAAAAGGCCGCTATCAATCAAAAAACTGTGCACGAGAGAAAAAACACTTCACTCACCTGCATTTCCCTTGACAATACCAAGAAAAGGGTCTCAAAAATGAAGAAGAATACTCCTAAAGACAACAAATAAACTTTTCCATAAAAGCGCGCACGCTTCTGCTTATAATGAGCCGCACGGAATTCCCAATGACTGGAAAACCCCTTGGGCAATGACGTCATTACGGTTACTCATTCATAAATAGTTCAAAAAGCTTGGCGCGAGCTGGGAACAAAGAAAGTGACGAAAAAGTAAACCAAAAATCCCAAAAAAGTGTTTTGACTATATTCAATGTAAATAATGACTTGAACTACAGCTTTTTGGTAAAATATAGCTTGAAGTGAAGCGGCTTGCAATTAAATTGTAGTAAATCGAATTAAACCACATCCAAAACAATTTTCcgaaggatttatagaccaaagatgcatatctgcggagatttatggatatatatatatatatatatttactgatgtttacttcatatttcttcaaacTTCatattacttcatatttcttcagaatcgtcatttctattcattttccactgatttacgcgatctgatgataaacagcctctcccagcgatctgttgtgtttgcagtgctgtaagcttgtgctgtgtgtcactcagactccgattggtcCTTCGCCAttgtcaatcttagagtgtcataaccgtacaccgccacatcgtgtcacatgcttcctgtgcACTTCCTGGTTCATTTCTTAtcacaaaaacactgaaatacctctgtacacacgaaatatccgaataataaacccccgattacgatagtaaagcttgatatgagattttcttgagatctggggcgtttttataaaaaaaattgaaaatgtacatctgaaatgctaacttgtgcagcgatgtaaaaggctataaatagcatatttttacaacagtaaacgaccaaattccacccctgatcgctaaaggaagttattataaacactcgatcagggtttaaagtgatttttgagtaaaagtgtactaataatttcataaattgtctgatgtagcttgatgctaacgttagctccaatGCTACTAGCAGGtgtatttcttcttcataatgcatttttgtcacaataattcacgtaaggtcgtaagaaaatgttttgttgtatttttatagtaagacttttgataaataagggctaaatgcaaacatactgaagtgagatcgctgctttgtgtctttgtaaagcctgaaaaaccacaatcaaggctaataaaggtggaataaaaacaaaagaataatgctAAAAGAATAATGTGGATAATGTGTCATatctggcggaggtgtgaaagactcgtttggtgaaaacaatagaataatgaatcgggcagctttcaacagtgaaacatacacaaagagcacaggaatgtttacatgtgagatcttacagagatgacaagggccataaatcaatctgattaaccttctctaaaaacacacgacatggccttagaaaatatttaataatattcacagttttacagattctattatgaaattttttatgaagttttggaagacttgtggctttagctacactgtaTTTTCAAactaatatcattttaaaaaatatgtttttaatatttttatttttgtttttatgtttgagcttatatatctctattatcataacagtcctgagtgattctgattcctgatcagtaaactttgaagtgtcagctttgtgaaaaaaggttgattatgtatctagtcagaaagaataatgagcaaaaacctttttattttgggtatgtcatttctgtctccatgccaaaaaaaggggggttactagtaaggggttaacctGTTATTGTTCTCTATTTTAGGCTTACCTAACCAGACTTACTCTCCTGTGCCAtcaatcccactgtggtggtcttcttgttgggttttttttttcacttcctgtctctgtttccctctatggacctggcccccGTCCCTCCCCCTTATCCACCAGTCCatctccctcctggtctctgttttacttggtttgttcttgtgttAGATTGaccatctggtagctgctccttagaggggaggtaatgtcacagtgtctggtctgtgtttccctgggtgtacACTAGTGGTcgcacttccccatagtcactccactgcaggcactacatttcccacaaagccttgtccctttcaccactgttaattgcacacatattaattgcactcagctgtctccactttcatcatATTCACATGTCTATAAACCagtctgtttcatggagtccttgttttccgtcatCCGGCTTTTTCGTATTCCcttgtgttttttcatgtttcttgttttttgtctttGGACTGCTTTCCCTgtttttggattttgattttggat harbors:
- the LOC127956330 gene encoding gastrula zinc finger protein XlCGF8.2DB-like, which gives rise to MATQHGNRTLITIPRCDVTTLRRVTPSVMIRMKRGLFIRWFPAAVKNQEEEEDLMPLKEEYNLSNEMEEKNQFEKHQDPIPGEKCCSQTAKKPRKLRALPPLICFHCGKYFNQHGNLTVHLRVHSGEKPFTCQECGKCFSQKAHLKVHMGVHTGESSSPCLQCGKIFRNRGNLKEHMRIHTGDKPHTCPQCGKSFSRKGNLSDHVRIHTGVKPYICQQCGKSFNKSVTLKIHMRIHTGESSFNCQQCGKHFEQQGNLKNHMIIHTGEKPFVCDQCGKSFNRKGNLKIHMRVHSRGNLFTCQQCGKTFTQKGNLKVHMRVHTGEQPFMCLQCGKSFQSKKNLKSHMRIHTGEKPFTCDQCGKSFRYKSTLNHHMIIHSTEK